Below is a genomic region from Henckelia pumila isolate YLH828 chromosome 3, ASM3356847v2, whole genome shotgun sequence.
AATTTCTGGTTGAAGAAGTTTCCAAATACCCGGGTGAAGTTTCTATACTCGCATTGGGACCCCTGACAAATCTTGCTCTGGTAAGTCATTTGTTTGTTGTTAAATTTTGTTCTTGCAGTTCtgttaaatatttgtgattGGTCTGTGTTCGTTGATTTAGGCCGTGAAGAGAGACTCCTCGTTTGCAAGCAAGGTGAAGAGAGTGGTGATACTTGGTGGAGCTTTCTTTGCATTGGGAAATGTCAATCCTGCTGCTGAAGCAAATGTATGAAATATATACTTTCGGTAGTTGATGATTTAGTTTAGAATTTGGGTTTATACTAGGCCATTCACGTTGAATTTGTTCTGAGCTGTAGATCTATGGGGACCCAGAAGCTGCAGATATTGTGTTCACTTCTGGTGCAAATATTGATGTTGTTGGCATCAATATAACGACACAAGTAAAATTGACAGGTCCCAAGCAAATAAAGTTCGAGTTTCCGTCGTGCAAGTAGTTTCAGTTCATTATATTTTTCCaattcaacaattcattttttCCAGACGCGGACCTTGATAAACTAAGGCAGTCAAAGGGCAAACATGCTCAGTTGATCTGTGATATGTGCAAATTTTATCGAGACTGGCATGCCAAATCTGACGGCTTCAATGGTAAGTAATATTCTCTCTAACTCGAATCATTTAGATAAATCGTGACCGCCATCTAGATGATTTTGGTGCAGTGACAAAGTACTCAGATCAATATTCTTGTTTCGTGTTTTAGTATGTGTAACCAAATCATTCTTGCATTCTACTTGATCCAGGAATCTTCCTACACGATCCTGTGAGTTTCGTGGCATTAGTGAGGCCCGATCTTTTCACCTTCAAGAAGGGAGTCGTGAGGGTTGAGACTCAAGGCATTTGCGTGGGGCACACACTGATGGACCAAGGATTGAAAAAGTAAGTTTTCCAATGTTTTTCGAAGCATACGCAAGTAAGAATTTTACACAGCTGCCATTTCAATGATCCAAATGTGTTCAAACGATAtgatacagatggaattcgagCAACCCTTGGTCGGAACTCTCACCAGTTTCAGTAGCATGGGAAGTTCAAGTGGAAAAAGTGATTGATTATGTCTTCGAAACGTTAACAAAGCAATGATTCGACCTTCCGTGACATTATTCTTCTGATTTATTATCTGAAAAACTCTGCTTCTTGATGGAATCACATTCTGTATTTCTTTCTTGGCTGATCACTTTATATGTTCTGATTCAAGTGTTCTTTCAGTCTCATAACTTGTATAAATTTCACTTCTGGAGAAATAAATTGCCCTTCAATTTTTACTTTGACTGTTATGTCAGGTCTATACAAAAATGATGTTATTTTTTTggggaaaaaaattaaatgaagtTATcgattttttaaattgaaatagCAGGAGCGATAAgataaaatgaaagaaaaatatttatggCATTTGAATTAATTCTTAAATGGTGATATCAATCTTGTGTGGATAAATTGATTTCTGTGTTTTAATTGAATGGAACTCttacttaaaaataatacaaaaagaTATCTAGAAAAATTATGTATTATTTTTCCAccaacatttttaaaaattaatagttttcaaaaaattcaaattttttgtcATTGTTGATgaaaaaatttgattaaaaatgttaattatttttagaatatgttaaataaatttatatctTGTAATTAAGATACACCAAATATTCACGACGACACTTTTAAAAAAGTTCAAAAAcgtaatattataaaaaaaaatttatatttatttaatatgataaaaagtaatgactaaatataaaaaaataatataaaaactcaaaattatgatcgaaattaaatgaaataatataATCAATATAGATATTTAATTATAGTTTATATTTTTAGGTTAGTCAAGTCATAATATCGGTTATGTTAGGCAAAACTTAtgttatcatatatatatgaacACACAAAAATTTAGTGAAATTAAACAGTAGTGATATCATTCgaacaaatttcaaattttgaactgaaAATTGATTTATCATCATATAtagatttataaaattttcacaTTAATATgaacgcaaaaaaaaaaaaaaatagtgatgACATTACGCCAATGAGAGCAGTATCTTGAAACCATTATGCCAATGATAGCTAGAAAAAATAGACAATGATAGGAACTATGTCAGATTCATAAACATAAATTTATAGTTAATAAAAAGAAGCTAAGTAATGGAACATgcgaataaaatatttgatgtattcataaacatgaaaaaaaaaacgtaCCAAAAAGTTCCATTTCGTCGATGACATCTGCATTAGTCAAATCTCTGCTCTTTAATTCAAACATCTTTGACGGAAACCTATCATCGAAAATTTCGCACGCAtttgttttattaaaaatttaattttgtattTGTTTGACGTGATCTTGTATTTTAATCTACTTTGTGCAATAATTATGTTTTTAATAGCATAAAGATGAGCTTATTTGAGTATTTACTTCAATTTCTCATGAAGGACACCATATTTTATGGTTGCATGTATGTGTACTCCTTGTAAAATTGAGAAAAACATAACTTATACAAACATATTTTAGATAAAtggatatataaaaaaaattatctatatCTCAATATCTTGAAATATGCATTCCATGTATATCTCAATATCTTGAAATATGCATTCCATGTATATCTCAATATCTTGAATTTAATAAAGTATACATTCCAAAtaatcatttatatatatatatatatatatatatatatgtgtgtgtgttaaTCGTTTGATTAGTTTTGTTAGTTTATTTTGGATTCCTTTGCAACACTATATTTTGTGGTACTATCTTTATGTTTTGATGCTTTTAATATCTCATCATGATAGCCTTATCATTTGAGTATTTTGATATTGTCAAACTAGTATTGATTAGGCCTGAAAGATGATATCCTTTTGATATATGATAATCTTTGGTATATATTTTGTTAAGTGATGAAGATAAACATCTTTGTTGGGGATTGGgtgtgtgtagagggggtgaatacacactcttAAAAATTTTATGCTTTAAATGTATGTGGTTAAGTAAATGTTAGTCTACTTTGCCAATATTTTCGATCAGCTTCCTAGATGAATAAGAGCTACTAGATGATAGTGCGGAAACAATTCTCACTAAGCTAGGTGATAATGATGGAAATACGATGTAATACAGTAAATTAAATATGCACAGATTTGTTTATGAATGTTCGAAGCTCAATcttctacgtcaccccttcttcctcacgggaaggatacactagtagactttggttattacaacatcttgtaatacacccactccaagttaggacttatcactGCCTAAAATGAAACTCTTAGATTTATACTGACAAGATCCTaaattcttatcaaacttcttcgGATGATAATGTGTAAGACTAAGCTTTGGAAGCTTAGATTCTCAAATCCTTGGAGTAAGGATAGTGCTCTTCAAACAACAActtggatttgagtaacccttgaaaagatctcttgaagatcagatttgattcTGTTTAAGCTAGGGTTGGGTGAGAGATAGAGTGTTGAAAGTTCTTAGTGCTCTAGATCGAAGACTTTGATAATACGTTGGCTCACTTCTCTGTTTTCTTCTCATATTCCACTGATAAATATAGTTCAGTCTTCTAACGTATCTTTTTCTTTGATATCGGCACTCTATCTTAGTTGCTTTGTCAACGTTATAAGAGATGTCTTTTCATGCAGATACTTTAGCAGATAATTTTCCACTTTAAGGGGAGTAAAGTCTAATAGAATTTGAATATCTGTACTGGAGTTGCCGTTGTGTCCATTCAATGTGTTTTCACAATAAATGCTATATACGGCTTGTACAATTTTATCAGGCGGCTCCTTAAATTCTTGTCTTTTCGCATTTAAGTTGTCTTCTCAAACATCCGTTAGTAAATAATTGTGGCTTATAATATCGGTAGGCATCTCTGAGACAATAGATATCATCTTGTATTCGGTTGGCATCAGTACTTGCTACTAGTGACTTTTATCAATTGATATCTGAGCAGTTGATATCTTCTCATAAAACCAGTTGACTTTCCTGTGATTGGTTGATATCCATAGATCGGTAGATGTCCTCAGATCGGTAGATGTGTTCCTGGTAGTACATTTGAATGACGACAATCTTATAACAATTATGTAttattttgttatcaccaaaaattAAGATTCAACAATTTCTCATTTTTTGGTGATCACAAAACCTTTGCcccaaaaaatcaataataacagGATAATGAATTCATTGCGAAAATGAATTGAATTGATATAGAACTGTTACAAGGCAACAAAAGAACGCAATGTAAATCCTATTACACCTACTAAGATAGACGAGCATGAATTTTACCTTTCGAACCAACTACTACCTTTGCTATGACCACCTCTGCTTTTTTTGACATCAGATGCACTTTGCCTGTGCTGCGATGTTTCTTTTCTATGATAATCCTCACTTGATTGTCTCAAATCTTTACCTTTTTTTGGCATCACTACGATTGAGATGAGAGATAATTTTGCCAAGTTGAGCACCTACTGATTTTTGAAAAGATTCAATGCGGGAGTCGATATGAGCAGTTAAATCAGCTTGAAGAACAAAGATTTTAGCTGAGGTATGTTCATTTGTGTGGCGCACACTTTGAGTTACTTTGTCGGCGACAGATTCCGTAGCATTCAAATTCCTTTATTTATAGTTCTTCAACTCAGTGACGTATTTGTGAAGGTCAGAGGATAAGCCGTTTAGGCAAGAGATGATAACAGATCGTGAATCAACAATTACGGCGTCTTGTCCTTGAATAAGATATGTTCAAGCATTGCACTGTAACCCGGAGGCTCTCAATGATAGCTTCAAGATCATTCTCGGGAGAGTCATCGAAGGTAGTTAAGAGAGATTCATTTTGAGTAGCCAAAATGTTTTTTCCAATGTAAAAAACAGGGTTGATGATAGCCTGAGTATCAGTAGTATCTTCAACGGTATGAAAGATGGGAGAAACAACATGAACTTCGTCCAATATTTCAGTGTGCCTTGGAGGAGATTCACTTGTTCTTTGGATCTGTTCTATACTGATTTCTGCAATAGTTGGAGGAGTTTCTTCAAAAATTGTTTCACGAGAGGATGCAGCCGTTGTGTTCTCTGTGTGAAATGAAGTGTGTTGTACaacttcaaaatctgataaggATTGGAGAACTTCAGTTACAGATGTGAGAGGGACTTCAGTCAAGGGATTGTCAATAGTAACATTTGTGGGTACAACCGATGTAAGTTAGTGGGTTTCTTCTTGATGGAGCACTGGGGGTGGTACTTCGGATGTGGTTGCGAAATCCATGGACACAGTAGAGAATAGCGGTAGAGATGCATCTTGTGCTTCCAGGAAGGCTTGTTCTTCAGCAGTGAAGACGGGTTCATCTTCTTCAGAAGTATCTTGGGTATCCAAGGTAGACATCATTGCCCATGATTCGTCCAAATATGTTTGAATGTACGTATTCGTCTGATAGCTCGGAATAAATGTGATGCTTTACATGATATGCACGAAGATATTGGCCAGTTACATCAGTGGATTGCCTTAGTCTTTCAATGActtcgtgatcatatttagCAGTCCTGCTAAGAGGATCAAAGTTTTGTTCCCTTTGAATAATGATATAGCGAGCGAGGCTGCAACAAAGTTGGACATCAACAAACTTTGATCGGCCTAGTGTTGTTTCAAGATGCGAAGTAGTGGTGAGAATGAACATCTTGTCTTCAAGTCTGGCTAGATAGCTCAACTTATTTTCCTAGAGAATTTGAGAATATGAGACTTGTGTTCTGTATGTGAACCATTCATCAAATTCTCTCAACTTGAACTGAACTGCTTGAAGAATGCCTGAAAGAAGGAGCATAGCTTCTACTTTGGCAACTGATGGAACCTTCGATTTTGGTAGAAGAATCCCTTtacctttgtctttgggatctaTGTTGGACATAAGGGAGTTTCCATGAGCAGATGGCTTAGTAAATATGATCCCTTTAAACGAAAGTGAAGAAGGAGCCAAAGGTGCACTAAGGTGCTGATCAGTAGATGTGGGCACCTCAATTGGAGAATTGGTCGGTTCCTTACTTAATGAAGTGTGAGTATCTGGACTTCAAACTTGTCTGGTTTACAGTGTAATTCAGGTGATAAGAATTTTTGATGAAATTAAAAGCAAACATGATTATAAACGAATCGCACtatagtaacccgtatccaaaagtaatgattaataggtaattaatcaagtgatcatgtttaaatttaataaaacatgattaaagaaattccaaatggattaacggagctcGAAAATAGATTCAGGATACTTGAAAATGGTGGGCATGGATCGggaagttcggacgctccgaactggtgttcggaggatccgaagaggatcggaggctccgtagGTGGGATCAGAGGatccgaacagggttagggcttacgtcatcaactacgtcagcaaggtgacgtcatggatgacatcactgatgggacttcggaagACCCGAAgtaaggatcggacggcccgatcatgttcggacgatccgaagtcatgatcagaggatccgaaccagttcgaagggcccgaagccgagttcggacgtctcgaacgttgtctataaatagaggagccgaggttcatttgtgactcgctcatctcctctcttctctctcaattcctaagccttctaactcagatctagggagatctaggcgtcctacgggaaatccggaagtggcttagtgatctagacgtcgtcgcggagctatggcctagttttgaggctatctacagcaaagggctaacgacagacgcagatatagctttggcatcctaaaaatatttaggagtattcattagcttagttaaggcttttagagctttatttttgatgcatgaatatttgcattgtagtagcaagtagactggactagtaggcttggagtctagatcagcggagctaggtttgaccagcagtattagaggtacgtaagtactgaccgagatagccagcatgatatatttgcatgtatgttgcatgagtatgtgatatatgctttatcatgttttagcatgttttactgtcttagcacatacatgattttacgtgtgactgcatccggagagatgtgagtcattgagagtttccatagggaactatgatctcattttggacttgagtcaggtatgacagtttccatatggggcttgtatcctgttttggattcgggtcaagatggggttggctcatccctgatatggagtatacgagtaccccgcagagtcgctctctagccggtactgtatattcttgtaaagccccgtttttatcttaattgagcttatttgagataatcagagtttccagagttaatgagccgactttttattgattggggtctattttgtaaattttggaaatttcagggactaaaacgcaaattttgagattgttatattatctactcttggaattggattgacCAAGTCTTCCTTGccttatcttcttcttcttcatcggcTTCTCTCCATTAGAGACGCCCAAAGCTTTCTCCAAGCTCTTAAAAtccagtccgaactcgatccgtccgttggaaattaattctgaaggcagattagtgatcacagcagtgagagctccgttataccgtaagtatttctccgatcggatatgttttatttttcggaggttcttagaatcgatttagattctagtatgttgttttgGCGGAGtactgatcgtttattatctgtcggttttgaattagagcgacgttcggaattgttatgatttttggaagctatttttgaaaatgtgagttttgagatgtgttgggtttgccttgttgttgttgtattagcattgaattgagttgttatcggtattgaactgctgtctgcgttgccggtttgttcagtttataatcgttatgccgtcggtttgagttttggggatttcgaaccgtatttgagttgttgaactagacttgtaagttgatcgtggttattgatcattcttttgtctccgtaacagattcgtttggaggtaccaagccctgagttagcagctgtttgatcgtttccgagatttgaacgaagaacggtatagagaatttccttgaaccattgcctcgttgttgttagattgtatggttgttgatacaatctcttttgtagcgtatccagagttgggagctactgcattgaaaggtaaaagcagtcatcatagcgggatagcatactcggaactgtggttctcgagtttcccctttgaaatcacatacttgcatttacacttgttctagcatgaggaacttgtgtcttgtttgattgtattggcttttgttaaatggcttatgtgttatgtttatgttatgcattcatcttgagccaatcttgttttcagcgggcagaacctccctttttgtttagacgtttgggaactatgattgagtggcctaggtcgtagtcgtttcgcctagtgctaacatactcattatagttgctcaaagtctagaggagtaagatacgtggcaccacctcgattgggagagtcggtgagttgttacgtgatcttatcctcgggatcccaaaagcacatcagcaatccctcgtttatcagattgatatcccggtttaaaagacatgcattcattatgttattattgatttctttgttgtattgaaagcatgttgattgttgtattaattgttatgttgcttttactgggaatgtctttctcaccggttatccggctgttgctttgttttgtatgtgtacttggcaacaggtggggcaggatcaagtcagaagagacatggttagctccgagggaaagttgtagcagtgagactcggtttagaagtcgtgtcagcatgtctacctagtgttgttagaacatgtttagatatcgaacttcgttattatgttgtattgtcatgcaagctttgccgtattgctatcgtggcatgttctattttggagtagttgttaaactctagaacttcatgtattaatcggaggaactatatttttaatgtatgtgttgatttggattgcattggaatagttttagtTGGAGTTGCCAAGCATgtttctgctgttctgtttctgctgcaggggggcgcccgagctgcatttTTTAGCAGCTCAAGCGCACCCCACTCTGAGAATCCAGTAGCGCGactgtccagggcgcgctcgagcggcagtttttggccccccgagcgcggccctcttaaaaaaatatatatattttttttttccttttgctttgctttgcttttagttcttagttCTTggttgcttaattattgtttactccttaattagatgtttagaaccgaggtctcacattaagtggtatcagagagttaagattcttggttgaactagagtgagcgggtagatcgagtctgcgtgtattggctcctcgcatgtgtttgaattattttaactgtgtacttaattccatgcaagcatgctttattattgagaattattgaattacatggttatgtgatttaatttataaagtacgatctacttgagatataactgtttctgttatcgactggtatcctgtATTCCAagtggttgtaagggcactgattgtagcgattgagatatctcgtgtcctaacctttgattatcagatgggtcctcatcgagtaataaacagaaacacacttCCCGTTATTCCTatgactgagcaagctagcactgaagttgatcagttggatgcttcagcgactcctatggaaaccttgctgaagaggtttcagtcgttcaatctgccgttgttgatgggttcagaaaatccagttgactgtgagagttggttggatgatattgatcagctattcgattccattgattacacagatgaccgcagaatcaggttagtcattcatcagctacgtggggttgttaagagctggtggatcataacaaagaaagcaatagagaatagaggtacggaagttacttggactctttttaaatctgaattctataagcggttttttcctatctcgtaccgtaaggacaaggaAGCAGAATTTtccaatttgagacaagggaatctgaacatcgaagagtacattgccaagtttgatagtatgttgcgttttgcaccactaattgctggagatgaagaagctaaggcagatcatttcattaatggcttgaatcctgacatcttcactttggtgaacactgctaggccagacaactttgcggatgccatgaatcacgcaaagggagcataagcaggcttgtggaggcaaagaggtaatcaggtggcatctcagcagcagaggcagtatcagaaccaaccctcttagtatcagaatcagccacctcagcatcaaaaccagcagtagaggtatgaaggtggtaacagtgggggaaacagaaaggatcagtacaaggcaagaggtaaacagttcaagaggcaggggaacagtttgtccaattccagtggttcgaagcaattcggttcaggaccgagttctgggtcatcatccttgtactgcagcaagtttgtaggaagacactcaccggatcagtgtgtgggagtctttggcaattgtaacacctgtcagcaaccgggacacttctctaaagtatgcccacagcgtaacagagatagagctcaaagtgggagttcgtctagatctgcagctcagcctgagaggcagtcttctgcagtgcactctttccagcctcagcaacagaacagacagggaggtagtaccagtgcaaatcagcctccaagacagcaagcacgagtctttgctctgacagaggatcaggctcaagcagcacctgatgatgttattgcaggtaactgtttgattttttggtcattctgctcatgttttgatagatacaggtgcttcccattcctttatctctgagaaattcgtattattgcatgctttgccaactgaattgtttcctacagtagtagctgttacttcacctttgggtggaggaattgtttctgtcagattagtcaggaactgtgaactgtgttttgaaggaaatttgttagaattcgactgtattgtacttggactgtcggattttgattgtattgtcgggatagatgctttaaccaagtacagggcgacagtcgattgtttccagaaagttgtcaggttcagaccggaaatggcagacgagtggaaattctttggtaagggttctcgatctagaattcctttgatttcagtgttatctatgactcgtttgctacagaaaggtgcagaaggatttttggtgtatgcagttgatgtactgaaatctagcccagctttggtagatttaccggtggttagagaatttgcggatgtgttcccggaagatgttcctggattgccgcctattcgagaaatcgaattcagcattgacttagtgccaggtactcaatctatttcaaaagctccttatcgtatggcacttgttgtattgagagagttgaaggagcagcttgaggatttgattgccaagggatacatcagacctagtgtatctccttggggtgctcctattctattcgttcggaagaaggatggttctatgcggctctgtattgactaccgtcaattgaatcaggctacagttaagaacaggtatcctttaccccgaatagatgacttgtttgatcagctgcagggttcttctgtctactctaagattgatctgaggtcaggttatcaccagttgagagtgcgagaggaagacgttcctaagaccgcattcaggacgaggtatggtcactttgagtttatagtcatgccgttcggtttgactaacgccccagcggtttttatgggtttgatgaaccgtatctttcagcgttatttagatgagttcgtcattatctttatcgatgatattcttatctactcgaagaaccatactgaccatgcagagcacttgaggaccgtactgcagattttgtgagttgagcagttgtttgccaagctgtctaagtgtgaattcttgttagatcgagttgtctttattggttatattatttctgaagatgggatttctgtcgatcccagcaagattgaagcggttatgaattggcctagacctacttcagtgccggagatccgaagcttcatgggtttagctggttattaccgtcgtttcatcgagggtttctcgtctattgccaagcctattacccagctgactcagaagaatgcgccttttgtttggactccagattgtgaggctagctttgttgatctgaagaggagactgaccagtgctccaattctttctattccgaagggtactggaggtttcacagtctattgtgatgcttctaaccgaggcttgggttgtgttcttatgcagcataagcatgtgatagcgtatgcatcgaggcagctgaaaccgcacgagactcgttatccggtccatgatcttgaactagctgcgatcatctttgctctgaagatctggcgtcactatctttatggtgagtctttcgagatcttttctgaccataagagccttaagtacttgttttcacaggcagagctaaatatgagacagagaagatggttagatctgttgaaggatttcgactgtgaaatcaagtactatccggggaagtctaatgtagttgcagatgccttgagccgaaagctttgttctttatctctttctactttGGGTGTTTCCCAgatgatcgatgattgttgcacttctggtttagagtttgaaatagatagggag
It encodes:
- the LOC140887770 gene encoding uridine nucleosidase 1 — translated: MMSILHSDGIDGLVVPKDTFSKIREKIIIDTDPGIDDSMAILMALQTPDLEILGLTTIFGNVSTADATRNALLLCEIAGCPDVPVAEGNPEPLKRGKPRIADFVHGSDGLGNISIPLPKSKKSEKSASEFLVEEVSKYPGEVSILALGPLTNLALAVKRDSSFASKVKRVVILGGAFFALGNVNPAAEANIYGDPEAADIVFTSGANIDVVGINITTQVKLTDADLDKLRQSKGKHAQLICDMCKFYRDWHAKSDGFNGIFLHDPVSFVALVRPDLFTFKKGVVRVETQGICVGHTLMDQGLKKWNSSNPWSELSPVSVAWEVQVEKVIDYVFETLTKQ